A single Pseudoalteromonas phenolica DNA region contains:
- the fghA gene encoding S-formylglutathione hydrolase: MNLENISNNKSFGGWHKQYTHQSEVLNCAMRFAIFLPPKVNEGHKVPVLYWLSGLTCTDENFMQKAGAQRIAAELGIAIVAPDTSPRGEDVANDEGYDLGQGAGFYVNATQAPWAAHFKMYDYILDELPNLIEANFPVTSQRAISGHSMGGHGALMIGLKNQSRFSSISAFSPITNPTQCPWGEKAFTAYLGDNKQAWAEYDSVELLKAGKPSLPILVDQGSEDGFLAEQLKPENLIAAAKSVDAECELRMQAGYDHSYYFIASFIEDHLRFHHQHLNAK, encoded by the coding sequence ATGAACTTAGAGAATATCAGTAATAACAAAAGCTTTGGTGGTTGGCATAAGCAATACACTCATCAATCTGAGGTGCTTAACTGCGCCATGCGCTTTGCCATTTTTCTACCGCCAAAGGTGAACGAAGGCCATAAAGTGCCTGTGCTTTACTGGCTTTCTGGCCTAACCTGCACAGACGAAAACTTTATGCAAAAAGCCGGCGCTCAACGTATTGCCGCAGAATTAGGTATAGCCATAGTGGCGCCTGATACCAGCCCGCGTGGCGAGGATGTGGCAAATGATGAGGGGTATGATTTAGGTCAAGGTGCAGGGTTTTACGTGAATGCAACCCAAGCCCCTTGGGCGGCGCATTTTAAGATGTACGATTATATCCTTGATGAGTTGCCAAACTTAATTGAAGCGAACTTTCCGGTCACTTCACAGCGAGCGATCAGTGGTCACTCTATGGGTGGACACGGTGCATTGATGATCGGCCTTAAAAACCAATCTCGTTTTAGTTCAATTTCAGCATTTAGCCCTATCACTAACCCAACGCAGTGCCCGTGGGGTGAAAAAGCCTTCACTGCGTACTTAGGCGACAACAAGCAAGCTTGGGCTGAATATGACAGTGTTGAGCTTTTAAAAGCAGGTAAACCGAGTTTACCTATCTTGGTTGACCAAGGCAGCGAAGATGGCTTTTTAGCAGAGCAATTAAAGCCTGAAAACTTAATTGCCGCAGCTAAGTCAGTCGATGCAGAGTGTGAGCTGAGAATGCAAGCTGGCTACGACCACAGCTATTACTTTATTGCCAGTTTCATTGAAGACCACCTGCGCTTTCACCATCAGCATTTAAACGCCAAGTAA